DNA sequence from the Bacteroidota bacterium genome:
AGCAAATTTCAGCATCCTTCAGACTTTTGCTGCCAAAAAACACTAAGCAGAAATTTTTCTGAAACGAAATTAATACCACCTGCAAATGCCAAAAATAAAAGTATCGAAATCAAGTCCTGCACTGGACATGACGCCGATGGTGGATCTTGCATTTCTGCTCGTAACATTCTTCATGCTTACCGCAACCATGCGCGCACCGGAACCGGTCATTGTTGACACGCCGAGTTCCATTTCAGATATTATCCTTCCGAAGAATACCATGCTGATCACTGTAGATACTGCAGGGCGTGTTTTCTTTAACCTGGAAGGAAAAGATGTGCGCATAGAAATGCTCAAGCGGATGATGAATTCCATGGCGAGATATTATCCCGATGTGAAATTCACAGAAGAAGAGATCCAGAAATTCGGATCACTGCAATCGTTCGGTGTTCCTTTCTCACAACTGCCCGATTTCATTGACGCAGATCAAACGGAAAGAGACCGGATGAATAAAGCCACGAAAGGAATTCCGCTTGACACGGCCGCAACTAATGCCGATGAGAAAGATCAGCTTTCTTATTGGATCAATGCAGGGCGTGTAGAAGAATTCAAATGGGCTAAAGACCAGGAATCGGATAATAAAAAAGTGGAGCCACTCCGTTACGCAATAAAAGCCGATGGAAAATCTTCTTACAAAAAAGTAGATGCCGTAATTGCGCTTTTCAAAAAACAGGAAGTGTACACCTTCAACCTGATCACCTCGCTGGAAAGCGATCCTAATAATCCTCCGGGAAAATAATTTATGGAAACTTTCTTTTTCCTGCATCTTATGGAAAGAGAAGAAAAAAAATAAAAATGGCAGAAGTAAATACCGATAGTGGCGGAGGTGGTGGTAAACATCACAAAAAAGGCCGGAAAAAAGGCGGCGGAAATCCACGCGTTGACATGACGCCGATGGTGGATCTTGCATTTCTGCTTCTCACGTTCTTCGTCCTCACTTCGCAGTTGAATAAATCCAAGACCATGGAGATCCGCATGCCGAAGGATGTGAAGGACACTAACACTACGAAGATCAACAACAAACTTGCGATCACGCTTCTCCTCGATGGAAATAAAGACCACAAGGTTTATTATTACGAAGGAATGCTCAACGATCAGACCGTGCTTAACGAAGTAAATCTCGATCCGAAAAAAGGCGGACTGCGCGAATACGTAGCAGGAAGAAACGCTGCGATCATTGCTGAAACAAAAGCGCTACGCACAAAATACAAAGCGGGCGGCATGGCCGATTCTACTTTCCGGAAAGAAAAATTCAAGATCGAAGAAACTCACGTGAAGGCGAAAGATGCGCCATTCTTCATTGTGAAATGGGGAGGAGAGGCACATTACGGCGACGTGGTGAACGTGATCGATGAATTGAAAATATGTGATGTGGAACACCAGTTCGCGCTCACGCCCATTACGCGCGTAGAGCTTGAAGCGCTTTCGAAAAAAACAGGAACGCATTACAAAGAACTTGACACCCCCGATCCGACCGCAGCAGCTGCAGGGGCGCCTCACTAAAAAAATAAAACGCTGAATTTTTACCAATTAAAATTCAACTCACATGGCTAACTGGAACAATGAAATTTTAGGCGAACGCAACGAACTTGTTTTCGAAAACAGGAATCGTTCGTACGGCGCTTATCTCATTCGCCGCAACTACGGAAAGGTGGTCCTCATTTCTGCAGGGCTTTCCACGGTGCTGCTTTTGTTCTGGGTTTTTCTCGCGATCGTCATGAAACACAATGATGGCCCGACAAAACCAAAAGAAAAAATTACCGAAGTAACATTGAAAGATGCACCGCCGGTAAATAAAGATGCGCCACCACCACCACCGCCGCCGCCGCCGCCGCCGCCTCAGCAAAAAATGATTCACTTCACTACGCCTGAGATCACGGAAAAAGATGTGGAACCGCCGCCGCCTGATACCACACATTCAAAAAGCGGTATCACTACGCAGAGCGGGCCGGATGATGATCAGCCGACTGAACTAACGCCAACATCTTCTACTCCTGTTGAACAGGAGAAGCCCGAAGAGATCTTCACTTACTCTGAGCAATTGCCGCAGGCCGCGTATGATTTCAATGCTTACCTGCAGAAAAATATTAAATACCCGGTGATCGAAAAAGAAGCGAATAAAACCGGAACGGTTTGGGTTTCTTTCGTTGTGGAAAAAGACGGCTCGATCACGAACGTTGATATTGCAAAGACCGCCGGTTCTCCCGGATTCGACAAAGAAGCAAAACGTGTGATAGAGCAAATGCCGAAGTGGAATGCAGGAACAACAAACGGCCGCACAGTTCGTGTGAAAGTAATTCAGCCGGTAAAATTCCTGTTGCAATAAAATTTTTCGCTTGCAGATCTTCAATAACCCGGGCCCGGGCAAGATCACCCTCCTGCTTTCATTCTCGATGGTGTTCATTTTCCTCGGCCTGGGTTATTTGTTTCTTGCAACTAATGTGATGCCCGATCGCTTTCCGAAGCCGAACAGAATTTATATCGGATTAGTTCTCGTAGTGTGGGCGCTCTTCCGCGGAGTTACCGTGTGGCTGAAATACAAACGTGAATTGAAAGATGAAGAAGATGAATAATAAATTTCTTTTTTTCGCCGCGATCTTTTTTTTCGCCTGCAACGATCCTATTGCCCATCCCGATGACATCGATACGCCGACGCGTGGAAAAATAAAAATTTTCATTGACGAAAATGTGCGGCCCGTCTCCGACGAACTCATCGACGCATTTGAATATTCTTATCCCGATGCATTTCTTTGCCAGAATTACGGAACAGAACCATTCGTTCTCAAAGCGCTTTTCGACGACACTTCGCGTCTCGCGATCATGACGCGTCAACTGAACAAACAGGAAATTGATTTTTTCCATTCCAAAAAATTCGGCATCGAACAAATACTGATCGGTTCTGATGCGGTGGTGCTGCTGGTGAACCGCGAAAATCCCGACAGTATTTTTTCTGTAGAGCAGATTCGTGATATTCTTTCGGGAAAAGATTCGCTGTGGTCTTCGATCAATTCCAATTCGAAACTCGGAAATCTGAATCTCGTTTTTGACAACGGAACTTCTTCCAACCTGCGCTATCTCTGCGATACACTTCTTGGCGGAAAAGCGCCGGGGAAAAATTGTTTCGCCGTGAATTCCAGCGACAGTGTGATCAACTATGTTTCGCATAATGCCAATGCCATTGGCGTAGTTGGACTCAACTGGCTGGGCGAAAAATACAGCGATGAAGATAGTAAGCGCCGTTCCCTCATCAGTATGGCCATGATCGGCAATGAAACAAGCGCTGCTGTTCATCCCACGCAGAGCGATCTTGTAACAAAAGCATATCCGTTTACACGAGGCATTTACATAGTGAAAATAGGAATGCGGGCGGGGCTTGGCACAGGCTTTGCCACCTTCTGTTACAGGGACAGGGGCCAATTGATCATACAGCATGCCGGGCTGGCACCTTCAAATCCCACAGAAAGAAA
Encoded proteins:
- a CDS encoding biopolymer transporter ExbD — protein: MPKIKVSKSSPALDMTPMVDLAFLLVTFFMLTATMRAPEPVIVDTPSSISDIILPKNTMLITVDTAGRVFFNLEGKDVRIEMLKRMMNSMARYYPDVKFTEEEIQKFGSLQSFGVPFSQLPDFIDADQTERDRMNKATKGIPLDTAATNADEKDQLSYWINAGRVEEFKWAKDQESDNKKVEPLRYAIKADGKSSYKKVDAVIALFKKQEVYTFNLITSLESDPNNPPGK
- a CDS encoding biopolymer transporter ExbD, whose translation is MAEVNTDSGGGGGKHHKKGRKKGGGNPRVDMTPMVDLAFLLLTFFVLTSQLNKSKTMEIRMPKDVKDTNTTKINNKLAITLLLDGNKDHKVYYYEGMLNDQTVLNEVNLDPKKGGLREYVAGRNAAIIAETKALRTKYKAGGMADSTFRKEKFKIEETHVKAKDAPFFIVKWGGEAHYGDVVNVIDELKICDVEHQFALTPITRVELEALSKKTGTHYKELDTPDPTAAAAGAPH
- a CDS encoding energy transducer TonB; protein product: MANWNNEILGERNELVFENRNRSYGAYLIRRNYGKVVLISAGLSTVLLLFWVFLAIVMKHNDGPTKPKEKITEVTLKDAPPVNKDAPPPPPPPPPPPPQQKMIHFTTPEITEKDVEPPPPDTTHSKSGITTQSGPDDDQPTELTPTSSTPVEQEKPEEIFTYSEQLPQAAYDFNAYLQKNIKYPVIEKEANKTGTVWVSFVVEKDGSITNVDIAKTAGSPGFDKEAKRVIEQMPKWNAGTTNGRTVRVKVIQPVKFLLQ
- a CDS encoding substrate-binding domain-containing protein yields the protein MKKMNNKFLFFAAIFFFACNDPIAHPDDIDTPTRGKIKIFIDENVRPVSDELIDAFEYSYPDAFLCQNYGTEPFVLKALFDDTSRLAIMTRQLNKQEIDFFHSKKFGIEQILIGSDAVVLLVNRENPDSIFSVEQIRDILSGKDSLWSSINSNSKLGNLNLVFDNGTSSNLRYLCDTLLGGKAPGKNCFAVNSSDSVINYVSHNANAIGVVGLNWLGEKYSDEDSKRRSLISMAMIGNETSAAVHPTQSDLVTKAYPFTRGIYIVKIGMRAGLGTGFATFCYRDRGQLIIQHAGLAPSNPTERKVLIDYQ